A single Deltaproteobacteria bacterium IMCC39524 DNA region contains:
- a CDS encoding zinc ribbon domain-containing protein, with protein MFLLFIISLSIIFYFICMELVKPAPPESALSGPCPGCSEQVESGWLVCPECQAVLRESCPGCGKAHDVWMKYCPWCKYLNEKIRA; from the coding sequence ATGTTTTTACTCTTTATCATCAGTCTCTCGATCATCTTCTACTTCATCTGCATGGAGCTGGTTAAACCGGCGCCCCCGGAGTCGGCTTTGTCTGGTCCATGCCCAGGTTGTTCGGAGCAGGTGGAGTCGGGATGGCTGGTTTGCCCGGAATGCCAGGCGGTATTGAGGGAAAGTTGTCCCGGTTGCGGCAAAGCCCATGATGTCTGGATGAAATATTGTCCCTGGTGTAAATATTTGAACGAAAAGATAAGGGCATGA
- a CDS encoding ABC transporter ATP-binding protein: MSLIELKQVNKRYHNGADCVTALQELNLAVNEGTFLGVMGPSGSGKSTLLSVLGCLTSPSSGKVRVDEIDVYGLSQEKQADFRREYLGFIFQSHNLIPYLNALENVMLPLAVSKLSSAEKRERACNMLKRVGLPDRMLHLPQQLSGGEQERVAIARSLVNNPPLLLADEPTGSLDSATSLQVMNLLSELHQDGQTIIMVTHNRENLEWFDRTIYLRDGMLEMDSAGDARSFSKAV, translated from the coding sequence ATGAGTCTGATTGAATTGAAACAGGTGAATAAGCGCTACCACAACGGTGCTGATTGTGTTACGGCACTGCAGGAACTGAACCTCGCTGTTAATGAAGGGACCTTCCTCGGTGTTATGGGACCCTCCGGCAGCGGCAAGAGCACCTTGTTGAGCGTGCTAGGCTGTTTGACCAGCCCGTCTTCCGGGAAAGTTCGTGTTGATGAGATCGATGTCTACGGCCTTTCACAGGAGAAGCAAGCTGACTTCAGGCGTGAATATCTTGGCTTCATCTTTCAGTCACACAACCTGATCCCATACCTGAACGCCCTGGAAAATGTCATGTTGCCTCTGGCGGTATCAAAACTTTCTTCAGCGGAGAAACGTGAGCGTGCCTGCAATATGCTCAAGCGTGTCGGGCTTCCTGATCGTATGCTGCATTTGCCGCAGCAACTGTCAGGGGGAGAGCAGGAGAGGGTCGCCATTGCCCGGTCTCTGGTGAACAATCCGCCGCTCCTGCTTGCTGACGAGCCGACCGGCAGCCTTGATTCGGCGACCAGTCTACAAGTGATGAACCTGCTTTCTGAACTTCATCAGGATGGCCAGACCATCATCATGGTGACCCATAACAGGGAAAATCTGGAGTGGTTTGATCGCACTATTTATCTGCGTGACGGAATGCTTGAAATGGATTCTGCCGGAGATGCGCGCAGCTTTTCAAAGGCGGTGTGA
- a CDS encoding ABC transporter permease gives MRLEHIVLHNLRRRKGRAIFLVIGLLIGVATVVTLLSLTDAMGQRAQHELENFGANIIITPRSDALALNYGGIQLAGVTLVAKELEQSSLANIDDIPNRRNVATIAPKVLGAVEVDGQRIMMMGVDPAAEFKLKRWWSIAGRPVEQGRELLVGDAVVKRFNLNMGDTLKVNGQDFTVVGLLAKTGSQDDQLLIAPLDEAQATLGKPGQVSMVEIAALCHDCPVDDMVNQLQTVLPGTDVQAVQKVVKTRMHALGQFRLFAWGVAVTVVIIGALLVFVTMMGAISERTREIGIFRAIGYRRRHVLHLVLMEATIVSALAGVLGYLTGVAATLVALPLLDGGKASWQWNPTLAVAAVFAAIFVGLLASLQPAFRASRLEPSEALRAL, from the coding sequence GTGCGTTTAGAGCATATCGTCTTACATAATCTCAGGCGTCGGAAGGGACGGGCCATCTTTCTGGTGATCGGTCTGCTGATCGGTGTGGCGACGGTTGTCACCTTGCTTTCCCTGACTGATGCCATGGGGCAGCGTGCCCAGCACGAACTGGAGAACTTTGGCGCCAATATCATCATCACCCCGCGTAGCGACGCCCTTGCTTTGAACTATGGAGGCATTCAACTCGCGGGTGTAACCCTGGTTGCAAAAGAGCTTGAGCAGTCAAGCCTTGCCAATATCGATGACATCCCCAATCGCCGTAATGTCGCCACGATTGCACCCAAGGTGTTAGGGGCTGTTGAGGTTGACGGCCAACGTATTATGATGATGGGCGTTGACCCGGCGGCGGAGTTTAAGCTGAAAAGATGGTGGTCCATCGCAGGGAGACCCGTTGAGCAAGGTCGCGAGCTGCTGGTCGGTGACGCAGTGGTCAAGCGTTTCAACCTGAATATGGGCGACACGCTTAAAGTCAATGGCCAGGATTTCACTGTGGTCGGGCTTCTGGCCAAGACAGGCTCTCAGGATGATCAGCTTTTGATCGCTCCTCTTGATGAGGCCCAGGCCACTTTAGGCAAGCCAGGGCAGGTCAGCATGGTCGAAATTGCTGCGCTTTGCCACGATTGCCCTGTTGATGACATGGTCAACCAATTGCAAACGGTACTGCCTGGAACGGATGTCCAGGCGGTTCAAAAAGTCGTGAAAACGCGCATGCATGCCCTTGGCCAGTTTCGCTTGTTTGCCTGGGGTGTTGCCGTCACCGTTGTGATTATCGGTGCTTTGTTGGTTTTCGTAACCATGATGGGTGCCATCAGTGAACGAACCCGAGAAATTGGCATTTTTCGGGCAATCGGTTACCGCCGTCGACACGTTTTGCACCTGGTACTCATGGAGGCGACTATCGTCAGTGCCTTGGCTGGTGTGCTTGGCTATCTGACCGGAGTGGCTGCAACCCTGGTGGCTCTGCCATTGCTTGATGGCGGTAAAGCGAGCTGGCAATGGAATCCAACCTTGGCCGTTGCTGCCGTTTTCGCGGCTATCTTTGTAGGTCTGCTCGCTTCTTTACAGCCGGCATTTCGTGCCAGTCGCCTTGAACCTAGTGAAGCCCTCAGGGCTCTTTGA